AACACACATACGAAGAAGTAGCCGATAAAGTGAAAGAAGAGTATGATCATCTGTCATCCTCGATTAGCGAAACAGCAGGCCATGTGGCTGATAAGGTCTCAAATGAATTTGATAAGTATAAAGATCAAGTAAGTGAAAAGACCGCCGAAGAAACTAAAGCGATTAAAGATACAATTAAAGATCATAAAGAAAAATAAGCTTTGTCGATTCAAACAGCAGACCGGATAATAACTATTGCTTGGTCTGCTGTTTCTTTTTTTGATCTTCGCCCATAAAATTATAATGTCCATGCCCAGATGGACCGTTTTACTGAATCCAATGGCCATTCGATAGTAACGGTTAGCGTTCATTAACTTAGTGAAAGCCTGCTCGAAATTCCTGAGGCGAAAGTTTGGTTTTTGTTTTAAACAATTTGCTGAATGACTGTGAATGTTCAAAGCCTAATTCATAAGCGATCTGGCTAACAGAAAGTGCCGTTGTTGACAATTTCTCCTTAGCTTTTTCAATTAGTTTTTCGTGAATATGCTGTTGGGTGCTTTGTCCCGTCAGTACCTTAAGCAAACTGCTCAGATACTTGGGGGAAATATTTAAGCTATCTGCAATATATTGAACGGATGGAAGACCCTGTGCGATCAGGCTCTCTGTCGAAAAATAAGCATTCAGCAGTTCTTCCAGGCGATTTAAAACCTGATGATTGGCTTTCTCGCGCGTCAGGAATTGTCGGTTGTAAAAACGCTCCGAATAATTCAGTAATGTTTCAAGGTTTGACACAATAATGTTCTTGCTGAATTTGTCCATATTTGCTCGATATTCCCGTTGGATATTTTCAATAATATCGTTAAGTGTTTTCTCTTCACTGTCTGAAAGAAATAAAGCTTCATTTGCCGAATAATCGAAGAATTCATGCTCTTTAATAGTTTTCGCTAATGTGGTATTCCATAAAAAGTCCGGATGAATAAGCAACATCCACCCGCTTCGGTTGACGTTGGCAGCAGCGTCATTTTCTTCCAGTTTCAGCAATTGATTGGGCGACATAAAGCCGAGTACACCATTGTCAAAATCAAAGAGCTGCTGCCCATAGCGCATTTTGCCTGCGATGCCTCTTTTATTGGAAATGACATAAAAATCAAACAATAAGGCCGAAGCATCATCCAAAGGAGAACGTTTCATCTTTGAATATTCCACAACACTCAGCAATGGATGCTCTGGCTGTGGCAAACCTCTTAATTGATGAAATTCACTGATCGTTTTTATACGCCGTGTTCGACTTTGTGGCATATAACAAATTTATAAATAATTTTGCTGAACATCGTCCAATAAACCGATCTGCGTAGGCGACCAATTTAATTGCTGCTGTGTCTCAAAACTTGTCGCCGGGCTATCGAAGGTGATGAAATGGCTCAGCCATTGGAAATGTTTAACCATATCTTCACCATGTAATGAAGTAACAGGCAGATTTAATTTCGTGCCGATCAGTTCAGCAATTGCGCTGATTTTAATGCCGGTTTCACCAATAGCATTGTACAATGCCCCAACTTCGGCCTTCTCGGTCGCCTTGCAAAAAACTTTTGCAGCGTCCAAGCGATGAACCGCTGGCCAACGATTGTTTCCATCTAAGGGATAGGCCGAAACACCATGATTGCGCGCAAATTGGATGAGGCTTGATGTGAAGCCTGCCATAAAGCCAAGATCACTGCTGCCATGAGCAGAGGGTGGTAAGCGAATCACTGAAGCATGGACACCTTTTGCTGCCAGGGACATTGCCGCAGGTTCTGAACCTCTTGGAGAATTTAGCAGTGTACTTTCCTCTGTGATGAACCCGTTGATAAGTGGTAGACCCAAGGTTCCCGCTGTAATGACAAGCGGTTTTTGTGTACCAAGCAGCTCTTCACCCATGGCATTGATCGCATTGATATCAATTTCGGCAGCTTTTGCATATTCATTTGCAAACATCAGATCGTGGGAAAACCCCGTATGGATGACGGCCTCGGCGTTTGAAGCTGCTTGTTTTAATATATCCAAGTGTTGAAGATCGCCACGGATTACCTGAGCACCTAAATTGGTGATTATCTCTGCTGATTTTTCTGAGCGTGCTAAACCAGTTACTTGATGTCCCGCATCGATCATTTCTTGAACAACTGCTGAACCTATGAAGCCCGAAGCTCCAGTTATAAATACTTTCATAATCTTTTTTTTCTTGAGACAAAGTTCTTTGTAAGGTTGACGGCAGATGTATCCAAATGTCAGAATGTTGTAGCCATCTTTCAGAAAATCGATGATCTCGTATTTTGCAAGCCGCGGTACTTTTCAAAAAAGATCCTCTGCCACGAAATAGATATAGTATTCACGAAATAAGTAGGGTGTTAAAGCTTCGGGATGATCAGTCAAACTGTCCCATATACAAACGATAGTATTTACCTTTTTGCTTTAACAATTCTGTATGGGAACCGAACTCGGTGATTCTCCCTTTTTCGATCAGACAGATGACGTCGGCATTCTTAATGGTTGAGAGTCTATGGGCAATGACGAAGCTTGTTTTGTTTTGCATTAACCGGTCAATACCTTCCTGAATAGCGATTTCAGTTCGTGTATCGATCGAGCTGGTCGCTTCATCCAATATTAAGATTGGCGTATTGGCTATAGTTGCCCGGGCGATGTTAATTAACTGCCGTTGTCCCTGACTCAGATTGGCTCCATCATTGGTCAATTCGGTTTTATACCCTTGCGGCAATTGCATGATAAAGCTATCTGCTGCGGCAAGCTTCGCTGCCGCTATCACTTCATCATCTGTTGCGTTGAGCCGGCCATACCGGATGTTTTCCATAACCGAATCGGTAAACAAATGGGTGTCCTGAAATACAATAGATAGTTTTTTACGCAGTTCATTGCGATCCAGCTTAAAAATCGATGTCTTATCTAACAGAATATCCCCGGATAGCAAAGGGTAGAAGCGAGGCAGCAAATTGATAATTGTCGACTTGCCGGCACCAGTTGCACCCACAAAAGCGATCTTTTGACCTGGTTTTACGTCGATGTCGATATCAAATAAAACCTGTTTTTCCGGTACATAACCAAAATTTACATGCGATAGTGTCACTTGGCCCTGCACCGGTGCCGGCATTGGCTGCGGATCGACCGTTTCACTTTCAGGCGCCGTATCAATAACGGCAAAAATACGTTCTGCGCCTGCCAACGCTGCCTGTAGGCTATTGTATTGGCTGGAAATCTCATTGACAGGCCGTCCAAATTGCCGTGCATACTGTAAAAATGCAGTTAATCCCCCTAAATCGAATCCACGTGTGATCACTAGAATACCACCTGCGATGGTGGTCAACGCGTAGTTAATGGTGCTCATATTCGCCATCAAAGGCATCATCATGCCAGAATAAAACTGTGCCTTTGTTGCTTTTTCCCGGAGCACTTGATTAAGCTGTTCAAATTGTTCGATGGCGGCGTTTTCGTGCCCGAAGACCTTCACCACCTTTTGTCCGCTGATCATTTCCTCTACATAGCCATTGGCATTGCCGAGTGCAGCTTGGTTAGCGGCAAAAAAACGCTTGCTTTTGTTGATGATCAGTTTCGCCAGATATAACATCAGTGGGATCATGATCAATGCAATAATAGATAGGATAGGGCTGATATACAGCATGAGACCGAGTGTCCCCAACAAGGTAATTGAGCTGATTAAAAGCTGTGTAATGCTATTATTTAGGGCGTCGCTTACGGTATCCATGTCATTGGTGAAGCGACTCATCAGATCACCATGTTGATGGGTATCGTAAAACTGTAAAGGTAGGTACTGCATGCGGTCGAACAGCTCATTTCGGAGGTTTGAAATCGTTTTCTGCGCAACTTTTATGGTCAGCCGGTATTGCAACATGTTGAAAATTCCTGTAGCGATATAAATTCCGATCATGACGAGGGCGATATGTCCTAGACCAACAATATCTTTTTTAAGTACATAATTGTTGATTGCAGGCCGTAAAAGGTAGTTGCCCGCTAGTGTTCCCGCAGTTCCCAGCAAAAGTGAAATTAAAATCAGCAGGAGCATCAGCCGTTGCGAAGACAGGTAGCGCATCAATCGCCATAGAGCTCTAAATCCCTGTTGAGGCTTTTCATTTTTAATGCGTCTTGAACTTCCGGGGCCGGGTAAACTCACGGGAATGGATTTGTTTGATGTACTCATTAGGCTTCTTCTTTTTGCAGGTGTTGGGACTGATAAATTTCCTGATAGATGGTATTTGTTTGCAGAAGTACCTCGTGTGATCCGGAACCGACAATGCGGCCTTCTTCCATGACCAATATTTGGTCGGCGTGCATGACGCTGGAAATACGCTGTGCAATAATCAATTGTGTGGTATCCTGCAGATAATTTTTTAAACCTTCACGTATTTTCCGGTCGGTGTCGATGTCCACAGCACTTGTGCTGTCGTCCATAATCAAGATTTTAGGTTTCTTCAATAAAGCCCTGGCAATACATATGCGTTGTTTTTGTCCTCCTGAAACATTGACGCCTCCTTGTCCTAGTAGCGTGTGATATCCGGTGGGGAAGGAGCGTATAAAATCGTCTGCACAGGCAATCCTGGCAGCAGCATAAATATCCTCATCCGTTGCCTGCTCATTTCCCCATTTGAGATTTTCTAAAATAGTTCCTGAAAAAAGTTGATTTTGCTGCAAGACAATCGCAATCTGGCTGCGCAGTTCCTGTAGCTGGTAATTTCTGACATCGATGCCATCGACCAGCACGCTACCTTCAGACACATCATACAGTCGTGGGATTAATTGTACCAACGTGCTCTTTCCGGAACCTGTGCCACCTATGATAGCTAAGGTATTCGCAGGCTTCACGTCGAAGCTAATGTTGTCGAGGTTGGGTTTCTCACTTTGTTTGTTGTACCGAAAAGTAACTTGCTGAAAGGCGATCCGTCCTGCTGTGATAGCGTATTTGTTTTGGAGACCTTCCACCGTATCCGTTAAGGAAGGCTGTTTCTCTAAAACTTCTTCAATTCTATCACCCGAAGCGATTGCCCTTGAAATCATCATGAAAGTCAATGAGAGCAACATCAAAGAAATAAGGATCTGCGTGATATAACTTAGAAAGGACATCAGTCCACCAAGCGCAAGTGTTCCGGTCATTACTTTCTGTCCGCCAAACCAGGTTACGGCAACAAGCGACAAGCCCATCACCAATTGCATGACAGGCATAATAAGGACAACGATGCTTGAAGCTTTGGTCGCAACATCCATCAGGTCGAAATTGACTTTGTCGAATTTCTTTTTCTCAAAGTCTTGACGTACAAAAGCTTTAACCACCCGCACATTGAGTAGATTTTCCTGCACAACACTATTGACACGATCGACCGCCTGCTGCATCTTGATAAAAAAGGGGAGCCCTTTGCGTAATAATATGAAAATGCTTAGGGCCAATATAGGCAACGCAATGGCCATCACGATGGACAGATCCTTATTTATAGAAACCGCAAAGATAATGGCAAAAACCATCATAAGTGGTGCCCTGAGGAGCATACGCAGGCACATCATCATGACTTGCTGCATCATATTGGTGTCGTTGGTGAGCCGCGTAGTAAGCGACGCCGAACTGAAATAATCGGTATCCGCAAAAGCAAAAGATTGTATTTTTCGAAACAGGGCAGTCCGGAGATTCGTCGCAAAACCCACAGATGCATGTGCAGAGTAATAGATGTTGCACAAATTGGCAACGATGGCAACGATAGCTAACCCGATCATGGCCAATCCAATTTTCAAAATGTAATTGATATCTTTATGCAAGATTCCGTCATCGACAATAATAGACATTAGACGAGGTTGTACAATTTCGCAAAACACATCTATTATAACGAAAAAGGGAATAATCAAAAAAGCCTTTCTAAATGACTTGGTATAAGGAGTAAACGTGGAAAGCTTCATCTGCTTGTATATCCATTAAATCATTTAGTCCAGTTTGTATGCCTGAACACTGTTACACCTAACGGTAGGCACATAAAGCATACCCGAAGATTTGTCGTAACCGATATCGGCGGCATTTATCTTCTTGTCCCGAGTATCAATCAATACCGTATTGGAGCCGTCAGGTTTGACATGATAGATCAGTCCTTGCCAGCCCGAAACTACAAATTCGTTGGGTTTAATTTGTACGACACCGTCCAATCCACCTTCCATGCCTTTCGATATCACAGTGGTTTTTTTATCCTGATCTATCTTAACAAGAGCACCATCCGATAACACATACAAGTCTTTGCCGACAGCCAGCAGTCCGTTTGCACCTTTGAGATTTTCGGCATATAGCATAGGGACGTCATTTTCAATGCGATAGACTTTTCCAAGTCGCGTATCACTCACATAAACAATACCCTTTGAGTCAACTGTAATGTCATTGAGCAGCTCAGCACCATCGATGGTAATTCTTTTAACGATGCTTGCTTTATCTATATCGATGACGGCAATCGATTTAGCGAATGCTTCTGCTGCATAGAGCCGGTTTTTGTGGATTCCTATGCCCAAAACAGCATTTAATCCTGTCACCCAATCTTTTTTGATAAATTTTCCGTCCATATCCAGTTTACTGATGAATGCCGTTGTGTTAGGTTCGAAAGCAATCGTATTTGATACATAGAGTACTTTGTTTTTGGCATCTACCCACACGGACTCTGGAGATCTTAGGGTAGTGTCCGATTGCCATTGAGACGTTAAAGACTTCTGTCCAAACAGGACTTGTACAAACATGATAAGGGTTAATGTTAACGTAATTTTCATAGAAAATCGGATTGGTGTTTATATTAGTTTAATTTATTCGAGTTAAAAAACGACTACTCAAATGAACTTTTGGTCTTCTGTTAAAGAAGAAATAGTTGTAGTCAAAAAAATCGACCATTGAGCTCCTTTAATATACAGCATTTAGATCGTATTGTTTTCTTTTTTCGAAAGAAAATCTTGTCAGATCGCTTAGATCAATTACTGCTTTATAATTCAATTGCTGTAATATTGCTGATCTACAGTTTTGCAATAATAGACCAACCTCCCCACAATAAGTCAACTTTTAACGAACACAATTGGTTTATATAGTTTAATAGTACGGCCGAATCTTCGTTATGAAGATTCGGTTTTTTATAGGGTTTTATTATCCGATCAGAAAAGCACTTTTCATTTTCAATCCAGACTTTCTTTAGTAACTTTAATCTATAATGAAAGTTGCGCTTACCGTTTATAAAACTTCGCAGCATACGTTTTGTCTTGTACAGCGTTGGTCGGCAAGGTTGTCATGTACCATCCTTGGTCCTAGGTCCAAGGGTATTCATCGACCTAAATTCAGACGATGTTGGGCTGGTTTCGTGTAGCTATAGATTGTCATGTTTCAAAAAAAAATAAAAAAAATGCTCTTTATAATTTTATTCATCGTGGCGGTAGTCGCCGCAGGTGTAGCCTATTATTTATTCACCAATGGTAATGTTAAAGTAGATATGGCCTTGAAGTCAGCTACGCTATATGATTTTAAAGTGAAGGGGTTGGATGGCTCGTCCATCGATTTTGCGCAATTTAAAGGTAAAAAGATACTTGTTGTAAACACCGCTTCTAAATGTGGGTTTACACCACAGTACGAGGGACTTGAACGTTTGTATAAAAGATTCAGTGATAAGTTGGTCATTGTAGGTTTTCCATCAAATGATTTTTTGGACCAAGAACCTGGTAAAGATGCCGAAATAGCTGCTTTTTGTCAACGGAATTACGGCGTAACTTTTCCGATGGCAGCAAAGATTGATGTTAAAGGAAAGCGGCAAGCGCCTATTTATCAGTGGTTAACCAATAAAAGCTTGAACGGCGTAGAAAGTTCTGCTGTCCTGTGGAATTTTCAGAAATATCTGATCGATGAAAACGGCAGGCTTATCAAGCATTTTCCTCCAAAAACAGATCCTGAAGATCCAGCAATTGTAGCGCTGATCGATTAGTATTAATTTGAGTAGAATCCTAATTTTCTACGTAATTCGGTATGGTCCATTTTGCCATATGCCAATTTACTTTATACGGATAGGATTCATAAAATGAGTCATCCTCCGTTATTGTAAAACCCTGTTCAGCATTGACTTTAGCCTCCCGCATGATTTTTTCGGCATTGACGGCATCATAGTGATAGCGGTAAGCACCGTTTTTGAGGTATTTTTCTATGATGACTTCTTGCTTGGTTTGACTGCATCCCGATGAAAATACTAGTAACAATAGGAGTGAAGAAATTATTTTCATATTTTATTTATATTAGAAAATATTTTGTTGTACCAGACATAACGTCTTGGAATTATCGCCAGCGAACTCTTTTTTTGCTCGCTTCAAGCCCCAAGGCCATCTTACCGGATCCGGGAGGTGCTACCACATGTAAATGACCATCTTTAAGATACTCCAATAATTTTCGAAGTACCCGTAATTGGTATTTGCGCCGTGAATATTTGAATTTAATTGCTTTAGGGTATTTAGTCAATAGATTCGGATAATTTAAAATTTACACCATATTGCAGCGCAATATACTAATTTTAGTTGCAAATGCGATTTGCAGGAAAGGCTTGTGAAATTACCTCTATTGACCTCGAATGTAAGCGACTCACCTCTTGTACCTGAACAGTGCTATGTCCGTGCTTGATCTGTACAGCCTCCAAAAATAGGCTAGTTTTAAGCTCTGAATTTTAGCAAGATGTTCGTTAAAAGTGAATAATAGACGGGGGGATTTTGGCACCGTTTTTATCTGCTGTTAGGCTTATTGGAAGGCATAATAATTACTATTCGCCGAGATTGACTTTATATTCGTGTATCAGTGCCAGAAAATAACTTGATATCTTTGTAAGCGTACTTGAAGGAGTTATCAATGCATAAACAAAACGTTATCTCGGTTATATTATTCATAAAACCAAGAAATCAGCAACAGCAATTATAAAATACGAAGTAATATGGGAAAAATTATATTCAGATTTTGGTTGGTTAATGTATTGATAAGTTTCGCGCTATTTATACTGTACCGACTTGTTATCGCAGAGACGGATACGGCTGCTACGGGATTTCTGGAGACAATCATCGTTATTCTGGATATTATTGTCAATTTGGGTTTTTCAACAATATATCTTTTCGCGGTGACTTTATGTTCCTTACTATTTTTTCTAAATCATATCGAAAAAATTCGCCGTAATAAAGCATTATCGTTTTTGACATTTTCGGGAATACCGGCTGTGTGCCTGGTCTTACTGATCATTTATATTTTGGTTGGATTTTATAAATATCATATGGTTCTTGACCCGTTAAAAATGCTGCTTCTGTTCTCCATTATTTATCTAGCCAGCACCATCTTAGAATTTATCCTATTCCGGAAAATAATCAAAAAACAGCAGGCTGGCCCGAAAGTTCAGCAATAAACCGCATTATTATGTTATCCCTTCCTGGCGTATCTACTGTCCTTTACAAAAAAACGCAGGGGTAGGACTGCGTGCTCCTGAGCATAAGCGATACCGATTCGTGCTGCTTTTCCGATTTGTGCTGAACTGTATTTTATTCCCTGATCTTCAACCCATATGCTATCACCGGTCAATAATACGCCATTAAATGAAGCGTCAATTCCCAAAGCTTTAGCCGTAGATCCCGGTCCGTTGGAGAAGGAGGGTTTTTCGGGCCGCACGGGTCTCCGCAATGCCATTACGTCAATGCCAACCAACGGTTCAATCCCTCTAATTAGAACGCATTGGGGATCGTCTGCTACAGAAGTCACAATATTCAACAGATGGTGAATACCATAACAGAGGTATACATAGGCGACGCCACCGTCCTTGTACATCGGCTCGGTTCTCGATGTTCTCTTTCCGTTAAATGCATGGGATGCTTTATCCATAATGCCAAAGTAAGCTTCGGTTTCGACAATTCTACCCGCTGTTACCAGGCCATCTTTTTGCGTATAGAGAACTTTTCCTAACAGATCTTCCGCCAGGAAGATGGTATTTGTATTAGTATAATAAGATTGAGGTAGTTTAACCATTCTTTATCCTTCAAACTGTCAACGATTATGTTCGTCGCATGACGGTGATTAAATATAGGGAAAATCATTTGATTCACTATTCATTAGCCAATCAAATGATTTCAAGGCTTATATTCCGAAGCAGATGAAAAACCTGTTTATCTTAATTTTCGTGTTTCCTTAGCAGATGTTATTGGTAAGACGGCGCAGTTTGAGAAACAATAAGTACAGTATCTGTTGTGTAGATTATTTTAAAAAGCTATTCAGGAAACCTAAAATGACACTTGTCTGGCTCATCAGACTGACATGGCCCTGTCCTGGGATAATGGCTAATTGGGATTTCGGCATTTGTCCAAAGTCACCAACTACTGCACCGCCCAATAATTGATATGTTTTTACCAGCTCGATCTTGTCTAGACCGTCGTTGTCTCCAGCAATCAAGAGTACAGGTGAAGATATTTTGGCAATATTTGCGTCTCCCAGATCATATGGTTGCTGTGCCAATGAGATCATCTGTTCCAAAAATTTTGTCCACTTTGTTTTGTCGGGAGCAACGGTTTCATAGGCTTGCTGCATCGGACTATTTTCAAATAATGCTGGTTTCATGTTCTGGAAGGCTTTGTTAATTTCCGGCATCCATCCCTTACTTTTATAGGTAGCAGAAATAATGACTAATTCATCTAAGCGCTTCGGATACTGAATGGCAAATTGGTAAGCTACTGCCCCTCCAAAGCTGTAGCCAAGCACTGCAGCATGTTCAATTTTCAGATAATCCATCACTTTGGCAACATCAGCTGCAAGTATGGCGTGGTCAAATTTTCTATCAGAATAGGGTGAATGGCCATGGCCCTGCAACTCAATGGCGATGACTTTCCTGTTTTTTGACAGTTCGGGTATGAGCTGACTCCAGTTGGTGCTGATGGTCATAAAAGCGCCGTGTAATAATACAATCGGTTTTCCAGTACCATAAACTTCATAATATACCTTGCTGTCCTTAAGGTGTACTAAACCTTGAGCCGAGGGTTTAATTTGGGCATAAGATTGCATAACAGTAATCATCATAATGATATAAAGTAATGATTTAAAAATAGTATTGGTTTTGATACGTGTGTTCATAACGAATTTATTTAAAATGTACATGACAAATATCATTACGATTTCCCAGGAAGATACTGTGGAAATACGACAAATATAGGGGCGATTGCGTCAGAAACGCAAGCAGACAGTTCGTTAAAAAAAGATCGGAGCGCGATAATACCGAGGGGAGGATTTCGTATCGTCGGGGCAGTTGAGGTGTAATTAAGAAAGACAGGAACCAATATCCTACACCAGCCCCTGTGTTTTGCTATTCTTTCAACTTATCTTTTACACTTTTAGCATGATCTAAGTGGTTTCTAAGTGTTGGTAGAGTTTTATCTACAAACGCTTTCAGCTCGGTATCTTTAAGGTTTTTACTAGCGTCCTCAAACAGCTTGATATCCTTTTCATGGTCTTTAACCATATCTTCGATATACGATTTATCGAAGTCTCCGGGCGACTTTTTGGACAATTCATCCTTCAAATTTTGCTCATCTGTACCCAAGGTGGCTGGTAGCGTGATATTTTTTGCTTGTGCAAGCGTGGCAAGTTCATCATTTGCTTTGGAATGATCTTTAACCATCATTTCGCCGAAGGCTTTTACATCTAGATGCTGGCCTTTTTCCTTTGCCAGTTTTCCAAGTTCTACCTCAGCCATGCCACCGTTCGCTGCTTCAGTAACGAATTTTGCATCGTCTTCACTGACTGCAACAGGCGTCGTTGCCGTATTATTATCGTCTATGTTTTTTGGTGCTTTTGTTTCGTTGATACTGTCGGCTGTTTTTTTGCTGTCGTTATTTGCATTGCTGCAACTTTGGACAGCAACAATAGAAAATGCAATTGCTAGGGTCAAAAATATTCTTTTCATGATCTTATGAGTTTTGATTTCTAGATAAACAGTGGTCAAAACAGTATCGTTTCAAAAAAATGACCAACACAACTATTTCATATTACATTAACACCTCTTTTAGCTTCAAAAATTTAATGGTGATACCCAGCTGACCCAGATGGTAAAAATCGTGATGGATAAGGCCTGTCAGGAGGTATTTGAGATTATGCGGGAAATCAGGATTCGCATGTTTATAGGGTTGTTCGAGGAAGGAATCGTCTTTGCCGTTGAGAAAGTGAATAACTTGTCGCTGACTATCCCAGAAATCTTCCAACAGCTTTTTCCAACCTGTTGTCTTCAGTTCGTCATTCGTTCGCCAATTCCTAGCTTCGTTCATTTCGAGTCCCCGTGGATTTCCCCTCAAACGGCTCAGAACCTCCTTACGCCATTCAATGAGATGCGACATCAGTTCCGCTACACTGTGCATTTCTGGGATAGGACGCTCATAAACAGATGATTCGGTCGCCGTAGCTAATTTTTTTTCAAAATTTTCATCGATCCATAGATCGGCGTGCTCCACATCCTTTAATTGCTGAATGATATCTTTTATCAGAATAGTGCTCATAATGACTTAGTTTTAAAATGATTAAGTTTGAGATTTTAGAAAGTAAACCAAACTATACAGGAATTAGTTTTAACCAATTGTGCATTCGTTTAAAATGCTAACATTGTACTGAAGAATTTCAGCTAGCAACGCTGGAATAGTTGCGGTGTGAAAAGGTTCTAGGGAAGATGTAATC
The Sphingobacterium multivorum genome window above contains:
- a CDS encoding YtxH domain-containing protein: MCNGRNNSTGLLLAMVAGAAVGTLVGLLVAPNSGKKTRKKIKEKTRDLKEQAKHTYEEVADKVKEEYDHLSSSISETAGHVADKVSNEFDKYKDQVSEKTAEETKAIKDTIKDHKEK
- a CDS encoding helix-turn-helix domain-containing protein — encoded protein: MPQSRTRRIKTISEFHQLRGLPQPEHPLLSVVEYSKMKRSPLDDASALLFDFYVISNKRGIAGKMRYGQQLFDFDNGVLGFMSPNQLLKLEENDAAANVNRSGWMLLIHPDFLWNTTLAKTIKEHEFFDYSANEALFLSDSEEKTLNDIIENIQREYRANMDKFSKNIIVSNLETLLNYSERFYNRQFLTREKANHQVLNRLEELLNAYFSTESLIAQGLPSVQYIADSLNISPKYLSSLLKVLTGQSTQQHIHEKLIEKAKEKLSTTALSVSQIAYELGFEHSQSFSKLFKTKTKLSPQEFRAGFH
- a CDS encoding SDR family oxidoreductase, whose product is MKVFITGASGFIGSAVVQEMIDAGHQVTGLARSEKSAEIITNLGAQVIRGDLQHLDILKQAASNAEAVIHTGFSHDLMFANEYAKAAEIDINAINAMGEELLGTQKPLVITAGTLGLPLINGFITEESTLLNSPRGSEPAAMSLAAKGVHASVIRLPPSAHGSSDLGFMAGFTSSLIQFARNHGVSAYPLDGNNRWPAVHRLDAAKVFCKATEKAEVGALYNAIGETGIKISAIAELIGTKLNLPVTSLHGEDMVKHFQWLSHFITFDSPATSFETQQQLNWSPTQIGLLDDVQQNYL
- a CDS encoding ABC transporter ATP-binding protein, producing the protein MSTSNKSIPVSLPGPGSSRRIKNEKPQQGFRALWRLMRYLSSQRLMLLLILISLLLGTAGTLAGNYLLRPAINNYVLKKDIVGLGHIALVMIGIYIATGIFNMLQYRLTIKVAQKTISNLRNELFDRMQYLPLQFYDTHQHGDLMSRFTNDMDTVSDALNNSITQLLISSITLLGTLGLMLYISPILSIIALIMIPLMLYLAKLIINKSKRFFAANQAALGNANGYVEEMISGQKVVKVFGHENAAIEQFEQLNQVLREKATKAQFYSGMMMPLMANMSTINYALTTIAGGILVITRGFDLGGLTAFLQYARQFGRPVNEISSQYNSLQAALAGAERIFAVIDTAPESETVDPQPMPAPVQGQVTLSHVNFGYVPEKQVLFDIDIDVKPGQKIAFVGATGAGKSTIINLLPRFYPLLSGDILLDKTSIFKLDRNELRKKLSIVFQDTHLFTDSVMENIRYGRLNATDDEVIAAAKLAAADSFIMQLPQGYKTELTNDGANLSQGQRQLINIARATIANTPILILDEATSSIDTRTEIAIQEGIDRLMQNKTSFVIAHRLSTIKNADVICLIEKGRITEFGSHTELLKQKGKYYRLYMGQFD
- a CDS encoding ABC transporter ATP-binding protein, with the protein product MKLSTFTPYTKSFRKAFLIIPFFVIIDVFCEIVQPRLMSIIVDDGILHKDINYILKIGLAMIGLAIVAIVANLCNIYYSAHASVGFATNLRTALFRKIQSFAFADTDYFSSASLTTRLTNDTNMMQQVMMMCLRMLLRAPLMMVFAIIFAVSINKDLSIVMAIALPILALSIFILLRKGLPFFIKMQQAVDRVNSVVQENLLNVRVVKAFVRQDFEKKKFDKVNFDLMDVATKASSIVVLIMPVMQLVMGLSLVAVTWFGGQKVMTGTLALGGLMSFLSYITQILISLMLLSLTFMMISRAIASGDRIEEVLEKQPSLTDTVEGLQNKYAITAGRIAFQQVTFRYNKQSEKPNLDNISFDVKPANTLAIIGGTGSGKSTLVQLIPRLYDVSEGSVLVDGIDVRNYQLQELRSQIAIVLQQNQLFSGTILENLKWGNEQATDEDIYAAARIACADDFIRSFPTGYHTLLGQGGVNVSGGQKQRICIARALLKKPKILIMDDSTSAVDIDTDRKIREGLKNYLQDTTQLIIAQRISSVMHADQILVMEEGRIVGSGSHEVLLQTNTIYQEIYQSQHLQKEEA
- a CDS encoding ATP-binding protein, which codes for MKITLTLTLIMFVQVLFGQKSLTSQWQSDTTLRSPESVWVDAKNKVLYVSNTIAFEPNTTAFISKLDMDGKFIKKDWVTGLNAVLGIGIHKNRLYAAEAFAKSIAVIDIDKASIVKRITIDGAELLNDITVDSKGIVYVSDTRLGKVYRIENDVPMLYAENLKGANGLLAVGKDLYVLSDGALVKIDQDKKTTVISKGMEGGLDGVVQIKPNEFVVSGWQGLIYHVKPDGSNTVLIDTRDKKINAADIGYDKSSGMLYVPTVRCNSVQAYKLD
- a CDS encoding glutathione peroxidase, whose protein sequence is MLFIILFIVAVVAAGVAYYLFTNGNVKVDMALKSATLYDFKVKGLDGSSIDFAQFKGKKILVVNTASKCGFTPQYEGLERLYKRFSDKLVIVGFPSNDFLDQEPGKDAEIAAFCQRNYGVTFPMAAKIDVKGKRQAPIYQWLTNKSLNGVESSAVLWNFQKYLIDENGRLIKHFPPKTDPEDPAIVALID
- a CDS encoding DNA-3-methyladenine glycosylase, with product MVKLPQSYYTNTNTIFLAEDLLGKVLYTQKDGLVTAGRIVETEAYFGIMDKASHAFNGKRTSRTEPMYKDGGVAYVYLCYGIHHLLNIVTSVADDPQCVLIRGIEPLVGIDVMALRRPVRPEKPSFSNGPGSTAKALGIDASFNGVLLTGDSIWVEDQGIKYSSAQIGKAARIGIAYAQEHAVLPLRFFVKDSRYARKG
- a CDS encoding alpha/beta fold hydrolase, with protein sequence MNTRIKTNTIFKSLLYIIMMITVMQSYAQIKPSAQGLVHLKDSKVYYEVYGTGKPIVLLHGAFMTISTNWSQLIPELSKNRKVIAIELQGHGHSPYSDRKFDHAILAADVAKVMDYLKIEHAAVLGYSFGGAVAYQFAIQYPKRLDELVIISATYKSKGWMPEINKAFQNMKPALFENSPMQQAYETVAPDKTKWTKFLEQMISLAQQPYDLGDANIAKISSPVLLIAGDNDGLDKIELVKTYQLLGGAVVGDFGQMPKSQLAIIPGQGHVSLMSQTSVILGFLNSFLK